From Hydractinia symbiolongicarpus strain clone_291-10 chromosome 11, HSymV2.1, whole genome shotgun sequence, the proteins below share one genomic window:
- the LOC130614080 gene encoding proteasome subunit beta type-5-like, with protein MASTAVHIYNYSPSELYDVKKKSSKILAPSDGLDFAGESFALPSVPDPVGFLNECTNGQNNVNIQMHHGTTTLAFKFQHGVIVAVDSRASAGSYIASQTVKKVIEINPYLLGTMAGGAADCAFWQRVLARECRMYQLRNKERISVAAASKLLANMVYNYKGMGLSMGTMICGWDKRGPGLYYVDSEGTRHKGDLFSVGSGSTYAYGVLDADHKWDLTEEEAYDLGNRAIYHATHRDAGSGGVCNLYHMKETGWVKISQIDVTELHYKYREQLVG; from the exons atggcatcCACAGCCGTGCATATTTATAATTATAGTCCTTCTGAACTTTATGATGTGAAGAAAAAGTCTTCAAAGATTCTAGCTCCTTCAGACGGACTTGATTTTGCTGGAGAAAGTTTTGCTTTACCTTCAGTACCAGAT cCAGTTGGGTTTCTAAATGAATGTACAAATGGTCAAAACAATGTAAATATTCAAATGCATCATGGGACAACCACCCTTGCATTCAAGTTTCAACATGGAGTTATAGTTGCTGTAGATTCACGTGCTTCTGCAGGATCATATATTG cttcacaaactgtGAAAAAAGTTATTGAAATAAATCCTTACTTACTGGGAACCATGGCTGGAGGTGCTGCTGACTGTGCATTTTGGCAACGAGTACTGGCAAGAGAGTGTAG GATGTATCAACTTCGCAACAAGGAGCGAATATCAGTAGCTGCTGCTTCAAAACTACTCGCCAACATGGTGTACAATTACAAAGGAATGGGTCTTAGCATG ggaACGATGATTTGTGGTTGGGACAAGAGA GGTCCTGGTCTGTATTATGTTGATAGCGAAGGTACTCGTCACAAAGGAGATTTGTTTTCAGTTGGATCGGGTTCAACTTATGCATATGGTGTTCTCGATGCCGATCACAAGTGGGACCTGACTGAGGAAGAAGCGTACGATTTAGGAAACCGTGCTATTTATCACGCCACTCACAGAGACGCCGGTTCTGGCGGTGTTTGTAACT TGTATCACATGAAAGAAACTGGTTGGGTTAAAATATCACAAATCGACGTCACCGAACTCCATTATAAGTATCGAGAACAATTGGTTGGATAA
- the LOC130614081 gene encoding uncharacterized protein LOC130614081 has translation MRIAIQNRRKTIMASEAADKKFKWISELVEQLINSLKEYKVNMTFNNRDFNADKPKQYEEIRVMMARKNIEDVDLFGLEKTTIITNDMCEQDRSNIIAAIKIEKGRIKKGYNRVMERTKKIRQAFSSAVLSGSRSGSGKLIVEYDELVSIYGGSTSTQPLRFGCQSVNVTNFGFSTDSSHDENETISTGGMSTSSNTEDVNDENLECEVMQTPVLNKGKQKRPHAKDPFQLIDDKRQHLEKSLSLSARQRD, from the coding sequence ATGCGCATTGCCAtccaaaacagaagaaaaacaataatggcgaGCGAAGCAGCAGACAAGAAGTTTAAATGGATTTCAGAACTTGTGGAGCAGCTAATAAATTCCCTAAAGGAATACAAAGTCAATATGACATTTAATAATAGGGACTTTAATGCTGATAAACCTAAGCAGTATGAGGAAATTCGCGTAATGATGGCTCGAAAGAATATAGAGGACGTTGATCTTTTTGGCCTAGAAAAAACTACAATAATAACCAACGATATGTGTGAACAGGACAGGAGCAACATTATAGCTGCCATAAAAATCGAAAAAGGACGAATTAAAAAGGGGTATAATCGTGTTATGGAGAGGACTAAAAAAATTAGGCAAGCATTTTCAAGTGCCGTATTAAGTGGTTCTAGAAGTGGGTCTGGAAAATTAATAGTGGAGTATGATGAACTTGTTAGTATTTATGGTGGTTCAACTTCCACACAGCCATTACGCTTTGGTTGTCAATCTGTAAATGTGACAAATTTTGGTTTTAGTACAGATTCTTCCCATGACGAGAATGAGACAATATCAACTGGGGGTATGTCTACCTCCTCAAACACTGAGGATGTCAATGATGAGAATTTGGAATGTGAAGTTATGCAAACTCCAGTTTTGAATAAAGGAAAGCAAAAGAGACCTCATGCAAAGGACCCTTTCCAACTAATTGACGACAAAAGGCAACATCTGGAAAAAAGTTTGTCTTTGTCTGCCAGACAGCGGGATTAG